One Thalassophryne amazonica chromosome 10, fThaAma1.1, whole genome shotgun sequence genomic region harbors:
- the chst7 gene encoding carbohydrate sulfotransferase 7, with translation MKRRRLQKKYMILILAYSGFLLLIPYALDYRDKSEKYGRDGAAQQQSRCPELENTVALLWDGSKNNGTDAAYYSANRSQARVHIYLHATWRTGSSFLGELFNQHPDVFYLYEPMWHIWQALYPGDAGSLQGAVRDMMSALYRCDFSVLKLYAGSQNVTTAFIFGWKMNKVICSEPLCDAHKRHEIGLVKEDLCAKCQKRDIRELERECKKYPVMVIKGVRILALSTLVPLMKDPAVNLQIVQLFRDPRAVHNSRLKSKQALVKESIQVLRSKKQSDKYKRLLVPSNRVHRAESYVSSAMELICDNWLSDMMLVMNAPPWLKRSYLRVRYEDLVLHPLAELQRLHRFANLSNYPALERFALNMTHGRGYSSDKPFLISSRDAKEAIYAWRERLSVEQISQVEAYCSEVMRQLGYPKNSQDKTP, from the coding sequence ATGAAGAGGCGGCGGCTCCAGAAGAAATACATGATTTTAATCCTCGCCTATTCGGGATTCCTCCTGCTGATCCCGTACGCGTTGGACTACCGGGACAAATCGGAGAAGTATGGCAGGGACGGGGCGGCGCAGCAGCAGTCCCGGTGCCCGGAGCTGGAGAACACGGTGGCGCTGCTGTGGGACGGCAGCAAGAATAACGGCACCGACGCCGCCTACTACTCCGCTAACCGGAGCCAGGCGCGGGTCCACATCTACCTGCACGCCACGTGGAGGACGGGCTCCTCCTTCCTGGGAGAGCTGTTCAATCAGCACCCGGACGTGTTCTACCTGTACGAGCCCATGTGGCACATCTGGCAGGCTCTGTACCCGGGGGACGCGGGCAGCCTGCAGGGCGCCGTGCGCGACATGATGAGCGCGCTGTACCGCTGCGACTTCTCCGTCCTCAAACTTTACGCCGGTTCGCAGAACGTCACCACCGCCTTCATATTCGGCTGGAAAATGAACAAGGTTATCTGCTCGGAGCCGCTGTGCGACGCGCACAAGCGGCACGAGATCGGACTGGTGAAGGAGGACCTGTGCGCAAAGTGCCAGAAGAGGGACATCCGGGAGCTGGAGAGGGAGTGCAAGAAGTATCCGGTGATGGTGATCAAAGGAGTGCGCATCCTGGCCCTAAGCACGCTGGTGCCTCTGATGAAGGATCCAGCGGTGAACCTGCAGATCGTTCAGCTCTTCAGAGACCCGCGAGCCGTGCACAACTCGCGCCTGAAGTCCAAGCAGGCGCTGGTGAAGGAGAGCATCCAGGTGCTGCGCAGTAAGAAGCAGAGCGACAAGTACAAGCGCCTCCTGGTGCCGAGCAACAGGGTGCACCGCGCCGAGAGCTACGTCTCCAGCGCCATGGAGCTCATCTGCGACAACTGGCTCAGCGACATGATGCTGGTCATGAACGCGCCCCCCTGGCTCAAGAGGAGCTACCTCCGCGTGCGCTACGAGGACCTGGTCCTGCACCCCCTGGCAGAGCTCCAGAGGCTGCACCGCTTCGCCAACCTGTCCAACTACCCGGCTCTGGAGAGGTTTGCGCTCAACATGACGCACGGCCGAGGCTACTCCTCAGACAAGCCCTTCCTCATATCATCCAGGGACGCCAAGGAGGCCATCTACGCGTGGAGAGAGCGGCTCAGCGTGGAGCAGATCAGCCAGGTGGAGGCCTACTGCAGCGAGGTGATGAGGCAGCTGGGATATCCCAAAAACAGCCAGGACAAAACTCCATGA